DNA sequence from the Glycine soja cultivar W05 chromosome 18, ASM419377v2, whole genome shotgun sequence genome:
tataaaagggggaggggggggCCAATGCATGGCCGGACTAATTTGGCGTGTTATTGTTGTTTCAGGTAACAGGTTTCAGCAACATACATACAAGCAGCAAATGTCACAAACTAGGTCATATCTCAATCTACCCTTTTCACTTATTTAGTGCTGCCAGAGACTCATATCATATGACCTTAGGAcacatattttcataaaaaaaaaaaccttagctTCTCCAACCCCAACAACAACCCTGGTCAAAGTAAAAGACAAACCTCTCTGAAACAAGCCAAAGTGAGTGATGCCATCACTTTGATGGTGCTGTCGACTGATTATTCTGCAACCCTTCTTCCCTCTCTGACTCCAACTTCTCCTTCTCAGCAATCAAAGCAACCTCATTCTCCTTCTTCTGCTCCCCTCCAACACTCTGTGCCCCAGTCAACCTTGCCAGCAGCACAAAAGACATGCCCCCAATAACATTGTTCACACACCTCAGCACCAACACTGAGGACTTGAAAGCCAAGGGGTTAAGCACCCTCTCCAACATGAACTCAACTCCATTCAGAGTCTGGTACCTCAAATTGCTGCTAACCCCCATGTGACCAGCCCAAGTTAGAGCATTCAAAAAGGTTGGTGGAGGCTTGTTTGGGGTCTCAAAGGTTGGATCCATCTTCTTCCTCATCTTGATCAGCCCATTTGAAAGTGTGGTTCCAACTAGTCCAGCACCAAAGCCAACAACAGAAAAAATGGTCCCTTTGTACACCAAGGTTCCTAACCTATCCAAAAGAGAAAAGGCACCAGGCTCAAACATGTGACTCTTGGGGCATGAAGCAAATAGGGCGGGTAGATTTGATGCTGCTGATGATGTCATGGTAGGTGCCAATAGATACATGAGAGTGAAATTGAGGATTGCCCCAACCACCAAAGTTGAAAAGACAAAGTCAAGTTCATTCAACCCAAAATTAGGCCTTGAAGCCATGTCACCTAATACACAAGCACTCACACCCACCAACTCCTCCATCAAAACCTTGAAAGGGAATTGTGGATCAGCGGCAACCCTTGATCTCCAACCGTTCAGAAAAAGACCCAAAATTCCAAAAGATGAATCTTTGGGTTTTCCTTCATCACCCCAGCTTTCACCTCCGCCACCGCCACCGCCACCACGTCCCACCCCATCTCCGCCGTCGCCGCCGGCGAAGGAAAGTTTCAACCTTTGGGGCAAATGAGGCAAATTGGTGAGATACAGAGGACGGTTCTGAAGCTTaggtggtggtgatggtgatgATGGGAAAGAAAGTGCATGGTTTTGACCAGAGAGTGGTGATAAACGCAACATAGCCATGGCTGCCATTTGATctgcaaaagaataaaaatcaaagagagaaactttGAGATCAACAAATGAATGAAACTCACATCATTCATTCGCTCATGATCACAGCAACAGATCGTTGTTCATAAACATGAcaacagatatatatatatatatatatatatatatagaaaaaaattgatttttataacaAAGATCAGATTTTTCAAAGAGGGTGGGGATCATGGAACGAGGGCTTACCTGGATCTGGATGGTGGGGTGGTGAGAGAATAAATGCTGGCTGCTTGAGAGACTGCGAAGAAGAACAACCGAAAACGAAACTTAAATAAACCTTCGGCGGAAAAAAgaccctttttttatttatatttatatggaGTGGAGTTTAAGAAAATAGAAGGGAGAGACACTAGTGACTAGGGTAATTTATTGTTGTTGAGTGGAGTGAACCAGGGTTTGTGATGTACTAGGGAATTCAGTTTTATAGTGTGGTTTGggaaatcattaatattatggTATGTGGACTTGTGTTTTTATTAGTGGACAAATATGACAATCAAGTGAAGTAAAAATGTCATAAGGAGAAAATGGTTAtataattgtaataaaataaaatagtaaaagaatGTATAatgtagttttaaaaaaaaaattgaaggaacGGAATATATTAATGAGTGTCATTTAACTTCAAAgtctatttgaaaaaaaaaaaaaacttcaaagtcTAATGTATATTAAgattaataataactatttttatagTACTTCTTTTTACAtagtatatcaaaattaaactaataaaatcaaattagaatttaatttgcatttactctcaacatgaaaaatatttataaatccaattattataaatggtcttaaaagtaatttttaattgattattataaaaaaacaataattttatcataaattataaatagtagtataaaataattttaaattatcagtGTACTTgtattaaattcataaattttattttatttctgttataaaaatatttaaagtaattatttctttaacagttaaatattaaaggaaaatatttttttcccatgTTAAAGGAAAATGTCAAATTAGTGGCTATGGTGCATTTTAGGAGGTACCAAGTTTGTATTTTGCCTATAAGTGGCATGAGATTTGCTAAATGCACTCATCATTTTAAATGAATGAGTGAAATTGTCcttcacttaaaatttaaaaaatctctcctttctctttctccctctccctctcccttttcGTAGGTTTTCTTCTAAgcatttctctttttccttcttcgCTTCTTGTTGTCATCGCCCCATTGACGTTCATTCTGTTGTTGGTGTTGTCGTTCGTGTCCTTCCGCCCGTCACCGTCGTCATCTTCGTCTTCGTCTTTGTCTGTAAGTTTCCATTTTGGTTTTTGTCAAATTGTGCAAGGCTTATAAGGATTGGAAATTCGTATAAGTCATACAGATTGGGAATCCAACGTATGGCTTATGCGGATTCCCTATTCgtataaatgaatttatttttaatttattaattaataaaaataataatagaataacttattattatttaaaaataaattaataattttgttgttattatatttatttaataaataaatattgttgtatatttttatatgtatttatttaattaattatatttgcttTTTGAAGTTggttttcaataattatttaattaaataattaattcatttatgaattttgtttaagcaatttaattatatttgatatttgaaatagttatttataaaatatttaaatatcattaatttcaaatttttataagtatatattgTAGAAATTAGTTTGACAAGAAAATCTAAAGTTgtaaatgacaatttttttattgatatagtcatataaatatttttacactaatagtaataaatatttatataaatagtatTTGGAagtataaaattcaaatttcttcatctgtttataaaaaaatactcatttattggaaataaaaaaaattgtacttagatttttatcatatatttaagtttactaGAATTAGTGATGTGAAgtgtataaatatttaaaaagaaattgtatattgatttatgaatatata
Encoded proteins:
- the LOC114396552 gene encoding protein RETICULATA-RELATED 3, chloroplastic-like, giving the protein MAAMAMLRLSPLSGQNHALSFPSSPSPPPKLQNRPLYLTNLPHLPQRLKLSFAGGDGGDGVGRGGGGGGGGESWGDEGKPKDSSFGILGLFLNGWRSRVAADPQFPFKVLMEELVGVSACVLGDMASRPNFGLNELDFVFSTLVVGAILNFTLMYLLAPTMTSSAASNLPALFASCPKSHMFEPGAFSLLDRLGTLVYKGTIFSVVGFGAGLVGTTLSNGLIKMRKKMDPTFETPNKPPPTFLNALTWAGHMGVSSNLRYQTLNGVEFMLERVLNPLAFKSSVLVLRCVNNVIGGMSFVLLARLTGAQSVGGEQKKENEVALIAEKEKLESEREEGLQNNQSTAPSK